One genomic region from Bactrocera tryoni isolate S06 chromosome 3, CSIRO_BtryS06_freeze2, whole genome shotgun sequence encodes:
- the LOC120773049 gene encoding uncharacterized protein LOC120773049 gives MSYSTEDTALALAYTSIGFWAFCASVHALVLLVHASLESTEPRRCDTPLIRYVKTIPVDFHFNALFGDLLRTGASFILLKAINDCNTNMLVNFLRFKYVEVFLLLILFTVSCFRTEANAFVKAYYTISLVLDLAVLYIIFIYCCELLSNK, from the exons ATGTCCTATTCCACTGAGGATACGGCTTTGGCTTTGGCCTACACGAGCATAGGATTTTGGGCATTTTGCGCTTCAGTTCATGCCTTGGTGCTCCTGGTGCATGCGAGTTTGGAGTCGACGGAACCGCGACGTTGTGATACGCCTTTAATTAGATATGTGAAGA CTATACCCGTTGACTTTCACTTCAATGCGCTGTTTGGCGATTTACTACGCACTGGAGCCTCATTTATACTACTCAAAGCAATTAATGAC tgcaACACCAACATGCTTGTGAACTTTTTGCGCTTCAAATATGTTGAAGTATTCCTTCTGCTAATTTTATTTACTGTCAGCTGCTTCAGAACAGAAGCGAACGCGTTTGTTAAGGCGTACTACACAATATCGCTGG ttttagaTTTGGCAGTGCTgtatattatattcatatattgcTGCGAGCTCTTATCCAATAAGTGA